Proteins encoded by one window of Gemmatimonadaceae bacterium:
- the mrdA gene encoding penicillin-binding protein 2, with amino-acid sequence MSFHPNEMQRRARLASALLFLAFVFLIGSFFRTQVLQHAQYVLQSEENRLREVPLPAPRGVVYDRNGQIIAENLPGYSVSLLAPGVDSLRAALHRLSGTIPLSPEQINQAIRRFRRAPNRPAVIFPDASFDVVSVLEEHRVEFPGLIIQSSPKRYYPDGPAMAAFIGYTGEVNETELSSPAFRGYKAGQQVGKDGLERQYESLLRGREGTRFVEVDARGRVVREAGARQDLLPTAAPPLHTNIDLDLQKFIVQLFGDSLIGGVVAIEPKTGAVLALHSAPTFDPNRFIGGIPAEYWRTLNEDVRRPLYNKAIKGAYAPGSTWKLATAVMAIEQGLVTLDDRMPVACNGGYQYGNRRFKCWDAKGHGSLTLAQAIERSCDVYFYQLGLKIGLSRLVAGGVEMAARERTGIDLPSETRSSFPSSPATEYYNRRFGPRGWSNAASLNLAIGQGENAQTVVNMARFYTALATNGEAAQPRLVRGEGKRVSMFNLTAEQMDGVKKALAGVVQRGTAAASQIRGVMIAGKTGTAQSGRYIGSTELNHAWFVGFAPADDAKIVVAVMLEFGGHGTRAARIASKIIEHYLKVQTTQTLNTEGE; translated from the coding sequence ATGAGCTTCCATCCGAACGAGATGCAGCGCCGCGCGCGGCTGGCCTCCGCGCTGCTCTTCCTCGCGTTCGTCTTTCTCATCGGGTCGTTCTTCCGCACGCAGGTGCTGCAGCATGCGCAGTACGTGCTGCAGTCGGAGGAGAATCGCCTGCGCGAGGTGCCGCTCCCCGCGCCGCGCGGCGTGGTCTACGACCGCAACGGGCAGATCATCGCCGAGAACCTGCCGGGCTACTCCGTGTCGCTGCTCGCGCCGGGCGTGGACTCGCTGCGCGCGGCGCTGCACCGGCTGTCGGGGACGATTCCACTCTCGCCCGAGCAGATCAACCAGGCCATCCGCCGGTTCCGGCGCGCGCCCAATCGCCCGGCGGTGATCTTCCCGGATGCGTCGTTCGACGTCGTCTCGGTGCTCGAGGAGCACCGCGTGGAGTTTCCGGGACTCATCATCCAGAGTTCGCCCAAGCGGTACTATCCCGACGGGCCGGCGATGGCGGCGTTCATCGGCTACACCGGTGAAGTCAACGAGACGGAGCTGTCGAGCCCCGCGTTTCGCGGATACAAGGCGGGGCAGCAGGTGGGGAAGGACGGTCTCGAGCGACAGTACGAGTCGTTGCTGCGAGGGCGAGAGGGAACCCGCTTTGTCGAAGTGGACGCGCGCGGGCGGGTGGTGCGAGAGGCCGGGGCGCGGCAGGACCTGCTTCCCACGGCGGCTCCGCCGCTCCACACGAACATCGACCTCGACCTGCAGAAGTTCATCGTCCAGCTGTTTGGCGACTCGCTGATCGGCGGCGTGGTGGCCATCGAACCCAAGACGGGAGCGGTGCTCGCGCTGCACTCAGCGCCGACCTTCGACCCCAATCGGTTCATTGGCGGCATCCCGGCCGAATACTGGCGCACGCTCAACGAGGACGTCCGCCGGCCGCTGTACAACAAGGCGATCAAGGGGGCGTACGCCCCGGGATCCACGTGGAAGCTCGCGACCGCCGTGATGGCCATCGAACAGGGGCTGGTGACGCTCGATGACCGCATGCCGGTGGCCTGCAATGGCGGCTACCAGTACGGCAACCGCCGCTTCAAGTGCTGGGACGCGAAGGGACACGGCAGCCTGACGCTGGCGCAGGCCATCGAGCGGTCGTGCGACGTCTACTTCTACCAGCTGGGGCTGAAGATCGGGCTCTCGCGGCTGGTGGCCGGCGGCGTGGAGATGGCGGCGCGCGAGCGCACCGGCATCGACCTGCCGTCCGAGACGCGGTCGTCGTTCCCGAGCAGCCCGGCGACCGAGTACTACAACCGGCGCTTCGGGCCGCGCGGCTGGAGCAACGCGGCGTCGCTCAATCTCGCCATCGGGCAGGGCGAGAACGCGCAAACGGTCGTGAACATGGCGCGCTTCTACACGGCGCTCGCCACCAACGGCGAGGCGGCCCAGCCGCGCCTCGTGCGCGGCGAGGGCAAGCGCGTGTCGATGTTCAACCTGACCGCGGAACAGATGGACGGCGTCAAGAAGGCGCTGGCCGGCGTGGTGCAGCGCGGCACGGCGGCGGCGTCGCAGATTCGCGGCGTGATGATCGCCGGCAAGACGGGAACCGCGCAGAGCGGACGCTACATCGGCAGCACCGAACTCAACCACGCCTGGTTCGTGGGCTTCGCGCCGGCCGATGACGCGAAGATCGTGGTGGCGGTGATGCTCGAGTTTGGCGGGCACGGCACGCGGGCGGCGCGCATCGCCTCGAAGATCATCGAGCACTACCTGAAGGTGCAGACGACGCAGACGCTGAATACGGAGGGCGAGTGA
- the mreD gene encoding rod shape-determining protein MreD, which yields MNSARGLWFAIVVLALIVLHYTLRPVLDWRASIDFLAIAVLLVAVRARPGVATLVGFIIGIASDALVPSAFGAGALAFSLVAYAASTLKAAFFADNVALNAVFVFLGKWVGDLIFLAAEHRLGGSDFLAQALLWSPLAAAVTALAGLAVFVVARPVMGTPRG from the coding sequence ATGAACTCGGCGCGCGGACTCTGGTTCGCCATCGTCGTGCTGGCCCTCATCGTGCTGCACTACACGCTGCGGCCGGTGCTCGACTGGCGGGCGTCCATCGATTTCCTGGCGATTGCCGTGCTGCTGGTGGCGGTGCGCGCGCGCCCGGGGGTGGCGACGCTCGTCGGGTTCATTATCGGCATCGCCTCGGACGCGCTGGTCCCGAGTGCGTTCGGGGCCGGGGCGCTGGCGTTCAGCCTGGTGGCCTATGCTGCTTCGACGCTGAAGGCGGCGTTCTTCGCCGACAACGTGGCGCTCAACGCCGTCTTCGTCTTTCTCGGGAAATGGGTCGGTGACCTGATCTTCCTCGCGGCCGAGCATCGGCTGGGCGGCAGCGACTTCCTCGCCCAGGCGCTGCTGTGGTCGCCGCTGGCGGCCGCGGTGACGGCCCTGGCGGGCTTGGCGGTGTTCGTCGTGGCGCGCCCGGTCATGGGAACCCCGCGGGGATGA
- the mreC gene encoding rod shape-determining protein MreC, which produces MLIACVLLSLAALVLPSSIRSAIAGALRGSVVVPLASLQERAEVSRRAVLSYDASVRVTDSVHLQATQAEVAFAENERLRRLLGLGAALQWGFVPAEALHGRGLGDDYAMTLTVGRNEGVEPFSAVVAPDGLVGMIERVDARSSVAIVWPHPDFRVSAMSADGSAFGIVYPHLGAGATRFLLELRGVAFRNALRPGTLIVSAGLGGVYPRGIPVGYVISELSTAEGWARSYLLRPAVRPADALTVLVVQPRRAKEGVASAWQTAVDSALRMVVGAGDSLARRRADSLATAERHRLDSLQALQPRPDSGAAAAAAPAAPVTKPPVRPPLTPRTNR; this is translated from the coding sequence ATGCTCATCGCCTGCGTGCTGCTGTCGCTGGCGGCGCTGGTGCTTCCGTCCTCCATCCGGTCGGCGATTGCCGGCGCGCTGCGCGGGAGCGTGGTGGTGCCGCTGGCGTCGTTGCAGGAACGCGCGGAAGTGTCGCGCCGCGCCGTGCTCAGCTACGACGCCTCGGTGCGCGTGACGGACAGCGTGCACCTGCAGGCGACGCAGGCCGAGGTGGCCTTCGCCGAGAATGAGCGCCTCCGCCGGCTGCTGGGGCTGGGCGCCGCCCTGCAGTGGGGCTTCGTCCCGGCCGAGGCGCTGCACGGTCGCGGGCTGGGCGACGACTACGCGATGACGCTCACCGTCGGCCGCAACGAGGGCGTGGAACCGTTCAGCGCCGTCGTCGCGCCGGACGGACTCGTGGGCATGATCGAGCGCGTCGACGCGCGCTCGTCGGTGGCGATCGTCTGGCCGCATCCGGACTTCCGCGTGAGCGCGATGTCCGCTGACGGCTCGGCCTTTGGCATCGTGTATCCGCACCTCGGCGCCGGCGCCACGCGCTTCCTGCTCGAGTTGCGCGGCGTGGCGTTCCGCAACGCGCTGCGGCCGGGCACGCTCATCGTGAGCGCCGGACTCGGCGGCGTCTACCCGCGCGGCATCCCGGTGGGCTACGTGATCAGCGAACTCAGCACCGCCGAGGGATGGGCGCGCAGCTACCTCCTGCGTCCGGCCGTTCGCCCCGCCGATGCGCTGACGGTGTTGGTGGTGCAACCCCGGCGCGCGAAGGAAGGCGTGGCGTCGGCGTGGCAGACGGCGGTGGACAGTGCGCTGCGGATGGTGGTCGGGGCCGGTGATTCGCTGGCCCGTCGTCGCGCGGACTCGCTGGCCACCGCTGAGCGGCACCGGCTCGACTCGCTGCAGGCGCTGCAGCCGCGCCCGGACTCGGGCGCGGCGGCCGCCGCCGCGCCCGCGGCGCCGGTCACGAAACCGCCGGTTCGTCCGCCTCTCACGCCGAGGACGAATCGATGA
- a CDS encoding rod shape-determining protein produces MRWNFPFLKSGTLFPANAIAVDLGTANTLVYVKGEGIVLNEPSVVAMDRETKKIKGVGLEAKRMLGRTPEGIVAVRPMKDGVIADFDVTEKMLRYFLELIIEKHVFRVKPRVIVCVPSGITEVEKRAVRDSALGAGAKEVFMVAEPMAAAIGVGLPVETPTGNMVIDIGGGTTEIAVIALSGIVSDTSIRTGGDEIDTSIVQFMRSAYNLLIGEPTAELIKIQIGSAAPLGEEREMEVKGRDLVSGIPKTVRVHSAEIRDAMQQPIQQIVDAVRRALEITPPELASDIVDRGIVMTGGGALIRGLDVLLTQETGLPIHVDEDPLTCVVRGTGRILDDEEKYWSVLTT; encoded by the coding sequence ATGCGCTGGAATTTCCCGTTCTTGAAGTCCGGAACTCTGTTCCCCGCAAACGCCATTGCGGTGGATCTCGGCACGGCCAACACGCTCGTGTATGTCAAGGGCGAAGGCATCGTGCTCAACGAGCCGTCCGTCGTCGCGATGGACCGCGAGACGAAGAAGATCAAGGGCGTGGGGCTCGAGGCGAAGCGCATGCTGGGGCGCACGCCGGAGGGCATCGTGGCGGTGCGGCCGATGAAGGACGGCGTCATCGCGGACTTCGATGTCACCGAGAAGATGCTGCGCTACTTCCTCGAACTGATCATCGAGAAGCATGTCTTCCGCGTGAAGCCGCGCGTCATCGTGTGCGTTCCCTCGGGGATCACCGAGGTCGAGAAGCGCGCGGTGCGCGACTCGGCGCTGGGCGCCGGCGCCAAGGAAGTGTTCATGGTGGCGGAACCGATGGCCGCGGCCATCGGCGTCGGCCTGCCGGTGGAGACGCCGACGGGCAACATGGTGATCGACATCGGCGGCGGCACGACCGAGATCGCCGTCATCGCGCTGAGCGGCATCGTGAGCGACACGTCCATTCGCACGGGCGGCGACGAGATCGACACGAGCATCGTGCAGTTCATGCGCTCGGCGTACAACCTGCTCATCGGCGAGCCGACGGCGGAGCTGATCAAGATCCAGATCGGCAGCGCGGCGCCGCTGGGCGAAGAGCGCGAGATGGAAGTGAAGGGGCGCGATCTCGTCTCGGGCATCCCGAAGACGGTGCGCGTGCACAGCGCGGAGATCCGCGACGCGATGCAGCAGCCCATCCAGCAGATCGTGGACGCGGTGCGCCGCGCGCTCGAGATCACGCCGCCGGAGCTGGCCAGCGACATCGTGGACCGCGGCATCGTGATGACCGGCGGCGGCGCGCTGATTCGCGGCCTCGATGTGCTGCTGACGCAGGAGACGGGATTGCCGATCCACGTTGACGAGGATCCGCTGACGTGCGTGGTGCGCGGCACGGGACGCATCCTCGACGACGAAGAGAAGTACTGGTCGGTCCTCACCACCTGA